A genomic segment from Glycine soja cultivar W05 chromosome 18, ASM419377v2, whole genome shotgun sequence encodes:
- the LOC114397737 gene encoding plant cysteine oxidase 2-like isoform X1 — protein MGIGKNLSETKGRELCELREETNTNTTNSNNNKSRRNRRHRQRKMSPGQKLFQTCNEVFASTGPGIVPSPQNIEMLLSVLGEIKQEDVGLKPEMAFFSSNNPRRTPKITYLHIYECQQFSMGIFCLPPSGVIPLHNHPGMTVFSKLLFGTMHIKSYDWVVDLPPHMPTIVKPSSETEASDMRLAKVKVDADFNAPCDPSILYPAEGNMHWFTAVTACAVLDVLGPPYSDPDGRHCTYYQNFPFSSYSVDGLSIPEEERTAYEWLQEKEKPENLKVVVKMYSGPKIVEN, from the exons ATGGGGATTGGGAAGAACCTGTCTGAGACAAAAGGGAGGGAGTTGTGTGAATTGCGTGAAGAGACCAATACCAACACCACCAACAGCAATAACAACAAATCGAGGAGGAACCGGAGACATCGTCAGAGGAAGATGTCGCCTGGTCAGAAATTGTTTCAAACGTGTAATGAAGTGTTTGCTTCTACTGGCCCTGGGATTGTTCCTTCCCCTCAAAACATTGAAATGCTTCTCTCTGTTTTAG GTGAAATAAAACAAGAAGACGTTGGCTTAAAGCCTGAAATGGCATTTTTCAGTTCAAATAATCCTCGAAGAACTCCAAAAATTACATACCTGCACATTTATGAGTGTCAACAATTTTCG ATGGGAATATTTTGCTTGCCACCTTCTGGAGTTATTCCTCTTCACAATCACCCTGGAATGACGGTTTTTAGTAAGCTTCTTTTTGGAACCATGCACATCAAATCTTATGATTGGGTCGTTGACTTGCCTCCTCACATGCCTACCATAGTCAAACCATCATCAGAAA CCGAGGCTTCGGATATGCGATTGGCTAAAGTCAAGGTTGATGCTGATTTCAATGCTCCTTGTGACCCCTCCATCCTTTATCCTGCTGAGGGCAACATGCATTGGTTCACGGCAGTGACAGCTTGCGCAGTTTTAGATGTTCTTGGTCCTCCATACTCTGATCCTGATGGAAGGCACTGCACATACTACCAGAATTTCCCTTTCTCCAGCTATTCAG TAGATGGACTATCCATACCAGAGGAGGAAAGAACAGCATATGAATGGCTTCAAGAGAAGGAGAAACCTGAGAATTTAAAAGTAGTTGTAAAGATGTACAGCGGCCCAAAAATTGTGGAGAACTAA
- the LOC114397737 gene encoding plant cysteine oxidase 2-like isoform X2, producing MGIGKNLSETKGRELCELREETNTNTTNSNNNKSRRNRRHRQRKMSPGQKLFQTCNEVFASTGPGIVPSPQNIEMLLSVLGEIKQEDVGLKPEMAFFSSNNPRRTPKITYLHIYECQQFSMGIFCLPPSGVIPLHNHPGMTVFSKLLFGTMHIKSYDWVVDLPPHMPTIVKPSSETEASDMRLAKVKVDADFNAPCDPSILYPAEGNMHWFTAVTACAVLDVLGPPYSDPDGRHCTYYQNFPFSSYSDGLSIPEEERTAYEWLQEKEKPENLKVVVKMYSGPKIVEN from the exons ATGGGGATTGGGAAGAACCTGTCTGAGACAAAAGGGAGGGAGTTGTGTGAATTGCGTGAAGAGACCAATACCAACACCACCAACAGCAATAACAACAAATCGAGGAGGAACCGGAGACATCGTCAGAGGAAGATGTCGCCTGGTCAGAAATTGTTTCAAACGTGTAATGAAGTGTTTGCTTCTACTGGCCCTGGGATTGTTCCTTCCCCTCAAAACATTGAAATGCTTCTCTCTGTTTTAG GTGAAATAAAACAAGAAGACGTTGGCTTAAAGCCTGAAATGGCATTTTTCAGTTCAAATAATCCTCGAAGAACTCCAAAAATTACATACCTGCACATTTATGAGTGTCAACAATTTTCG ATGGGAATATTTTGCTTGCCACCTTCTGGAGTTATTCCTCTTCACAATCACCCTGGAATGACGGTTTTTAGTAAGCTTCTTTTTGGAACCATGCACATCAAATCTTATGATTGGGTCGTTGACTTGCCTCCTCACATGCCTACCATAGTCAAACCATCATCAGAAA CCGAGGCTTCGGATATGCGATTGGCTAAAGTCAAGGTTGATGCTGATTTCAATGCTCCTTGTGACCCCTCCATCCTTTATCCTGCTGAGGGCAACATGCATTGGTTCACGGCAGTGACAGCTTGCGCAGTTTTAGATGTTCTTGGTCCTCCATACTCTGATCCTGATGGAAGGCACTGCACATACTACCAGAATTTCCCTTTCTCCAGCTATTCAG ATGGACTATCCATACCAGAGGAGGAAAGAACAGCATATGAATGGCTTCAAGAGAAGGAGAAACCTGAGAATTTAAAAGTAGTTGTAAAGATGTACAGCGGCCCAAAAATTGTGGAGAACTAA
- the LOC114395160 gene encoding probable WRKY transcription factor 72, with the protein MSKMSSPNGPEIEEKRVTKEDKFKSAKTEMGEVKEENERLKMMLERVEKDYHSLQLRFFDILHKDVSKKGLAVSSTSLDHETAEPELVSLCLGRSPMEPKKELARIGYSNKPKEEDVGPNLTLGLDSKHLLSMEVVSDLSPTNSSEEPKEVEAEGTNQSAKVINVNDDVSDQMPAKRARVSVRARCDTPTMNDGCQWRKYGQKIAKGNPCPRAYYRCTVAPTCPVRKQVQRCAEDLSILITTYEGTHNHPLAVSATAMASTTSAAASMLLSGSSTSHLTSHNSASFGNAPTTLLNGVSFSHQFDELRAKQMLSPPNHVSPNLFSTITLDMTSSASNSSSSTQFHHRLPSTIASISNPKFSPASLSFCSQDNNFIPSIWGKGGDTSTTPIDKIPMTRPVIKGNQYFQENFYQQSITKQTPSKEALAETITKAISTDPSLRSVIAAAVSSIVGNGSSSGNQEESDNVLGSGLNLKLGEHFQLASPNPLNQNRKECLTSYFKSLSSKNSEAGSFIFLQPSLPFSFSKSSTNQVNHYVQEMNSHH; encoded by the exons ATGTCAAAAATGTCTAGCCCCAATGGTCCAGAGATAGAAGAGAAGAGAGTTACAAAG GAAGATAAATTCAAATCTGCTAAAACTGAAATGGGTGAGGTGAAGGAAGAAAATGAGAGATTGAAGATGATGCTGGAAAGAGTAGAAAAGGACTATCACTCCCTTCAACTCCGTTTCTTTGACATCCTTCACAAAGATGTTTCAAAGAAGGGTTTAGCTGTTTCATCTACTTCCCTTGATCATGAAACTGCAGAGCCTGAGCTTGTGTCACTTTGCCTTGGAAGGAGTCCAATGGAGCCTAAGAAAGAATTAGCAAGAATTGGATACTCCAACAaaccaaaagaagaagacgtTGGACCCAACCTTACTCTTGGATTAGACTCCAAACACCTTTTGTCAATGGAGGTTGTGTCTGATTTGAGTCCCACGAATAGCTCAGAAGAACCAAAGGAAGTTGAAGCTGAGGGAACAAATCAATCAGCAAAAGTGATAAATGTAAATGATGACGTTTCAGATCAAATGCCAGCCAAGAGAGCCAGGGTATCTGTGAGAGCAAGATGTGATACTCCCACG ATGAATGATGGATGCCAGTGGAGGAAATATGGACAGAAGATAGCAAAGGGAAATCCATGTCCAAGGGCATACTATCGTTGCACAGTTGCACCAACATGTCCAGTCAGGAAGCAG GTGCAAAGGTGTGCTGAGGACTTGTCCATCTTAATCACCACATATGAAGGAACACACAACCACCCTCTTGCAGTTTCAGCCACAGCCATGGCTTCAACCACTTCAGCTGCTGCCTCCATGCTGTTGTCAGGTTCTTCAACATCTCACCTTACAAGCCACAATTCTGCATCTTTTGGAAATGCTCCTACCACACTACTCAATGGTGTGAGTTTCAGTCACCAGTTTGATGAACTAAGAGCCAAACAAATGTTATCACCACCAAACCATGTCTCACCAAATCTGTTTTCAACAATCACTTTAGACATGACTTCTTCAGCTTCTAATTCCTCCTCATCAACTCAATTCCATCATCGCTTACCTTCGACGATTGCTTCAATTTCAAACCCAAAATTTTCTCCAGCTAGTCTCAGCTTTTGTTCCCAAGATAATAACTTCATACCATCCATTTGGGGTAAGGGGGGTGACACTTCCACAACACCAATTGACAAAATCCCCATGACTAGGCCAGTTATCAAGGGAAATCAATATTTCCAAGAAAATTTCTATCAACAAAGCATAACAAAGCAAACTCCTTCCAAAGAAGCTTTGGCAGAAACAATAACAAAGGCAATCAGCACAGACCCGAGTCTTCGTTCAGTAATAGCTGCTGCAGTTTCATCAATAGTGGGGAATGGATCAAGCAGTGGGAACCAAGAGGAATCAGACAATGTTCTTGGTTCAGGGTTGAACTTAAAACTTGGGGAGCATTTTCAATTGGCTTCACCCAATCCCTTGAACCAGAATAGGAAAGAATGCTTAACAAGCTACTTCAAAAGTTTGTCCTCAAAGAATTCTGAGGCAGGAagcttcatttttctccaaccATCATTGCCATTTTCTTTCTCCAAGAGTAGCACAAATCAGGTCAACcattatgttcaagaaatgaaCTCACATCATTag